In one Thermanaerovibrio velox DSM 12556 genomic region, the following are encoded:
- the jag gene encoding RNA-binding cell elongation regulator Jag/EloR has product MSLDLEDSLLVEASSTEEARVQGAVRLGLDPSDLDVEVLGEEKRLFGLLGKKLKIKVAPKGPLEILRVRRCALDMLALMNLDIKASISEEGLVNLEGPDSGIVIGRYGETLRALEHLCNLMVNNQPGSPRVRFDCGGYREKREANLVRLARSAAASAVRRGRPVSLEPMSSWERRVIHMALKENDQVETKSVGEEPFRKVVVWPKRLDRRGSLGSGRSRRNRE; this is encoded by the coding sequence GTGAGCCTGGATTTGGAGGATTCCTTGCTGGTGGAGGCCTCATCAACCGAAGAGGCCAGGGTGCAGGGGGCAGTCAGGTTGGGCCTGGATCCGTCGGATCTGGATGTTGAAGTGCTGGGAGAGGAGAAGCGTCTTTTCGGGCTTTTGGGCAAGAAGCTTAAGATAAAAGTCGCCCCCAAGGGACCGTTGGAGATCCTCCGGGTTAGGCGTTGTGCTTTGGATATGTTGGCTCTGATGAACCTGGATATAAAAGCTTCGATCTCGGAGGAAGGACTTGTTAATTTAGAAGGCCCCGACTCAGGGATAGTGATAGGCCGCTACGGGGAAACCCTTAGGGCCTTGGAGCATCTCTGCAACCTGATGGTCAATAACCAACCGGGTTCCCCCAGGGTGAGGTTTGATTGCGGCGGTTACAGGGAGAAGCGGGAGGCTAACCTCGTACGGCTCGCCAGGTCTGCCGCGGCCAGCGCCGTGAGGCGCGGCAGACCCGTTAGCCTGGAACCCATGTCCAGCTGGGAAAGACGGGTCATCCACATGGCCCTTAAGGAGAACGATCAAGTGGAGACGAAGTCGGTGGGGGAAGAACCGTTCCGCAAGGTCGTGGTTTGGCCTAAGCGCTTGGATAGAAGGGGATCCCTTGGGTCAGGTAGATCCCGTAGAAATAGGGAGTAG
- the rpsT gene encoding 30S ribosomal protein S20, whose protein sequence is MPNKKSAAKRVLVAERNRLYNRFWKTRCKNAIKKVLEAVSEKDVEMAQKRLNEAQCILDKAVVKGVIHRNTAARRKSGVAAKVHALLKGAQA, encoded by the coding sequence GTGCCGAACAAGAAGTCCGCAGCTAAGAGGGTTCTGGTGGCCGAGAGGAACAGGCTCTACAACCGTTTCTGGAAGACCCGCTGCAAGAACGCCATCAAGAAGGTACTTGAGGCGGTCAGCGAGAAGGACGTTGAGATGGCCCAGAAGCGTCTTAACGAGGCTCAGTGCATCTTGGACAAGGCGGTGGTTAAGGGAGTCATCCACCGGAACACCGCGGCCCGGCGGAAGTCGGGCGTCGCCGCCAAGGTACACGCCCTGCTCAAGGGCGCTCAGGCCTAG
- the leuS gene encoding leucine--tRNA ligase — translation MAYDFGSIEPKWQRAWEDSGAFHVETGGEKPKFYCLEMFPYPSGALHMGHLRNYSIGDLMARFLRMRGYNVLYPIGFDAFGLPAENAALKFGVQPADWTWKNIEHMTSQLKRMGCSYDWRRRVETCNPNYYRWTQWLFLQFFKKGLAYRKEAPVNWCESCKTVLANEQVVDGGHCWRCGTAVTKRNLEQWFLRITDYAQELLDCLDSLVGWPERVRMMQRNWIGRSEGVRLSFSVEGTDLEIEAFTTRIDTIYGVTFVALAAENPLVRRLAALSPKGQEILDFASKVMRQSEIERSSLGAEKEGLDTGFFAVNPVDGRRIPIWIANYILMDYGTGAIMGVPAHDQRDFEFARKYCLKVIPVIRPADGEIPNGDSMEAAFEDDGIQCNSGEFDGLPTREAISRMAQWFEDKGWGRREVNYRLRDWLISRQRYWGAPIPVVYCDRCGIVPVPEEELPVTLPMDVTVLEGGGSPLPEAANWVNTKCPACGGPARRETDTMDTFICSSWYFLRYTSPCSSDAPFKMEDVSYWMPVDQYIGGIEHACLHLIYARFFTKVCSDLGLLPPDCREPFTNLLTQGMVIKDGSKMSKSKGNVVDPDEIISRYGADTARLFILFAAPPEKDLDWSDKGVEGAHRFLGRVFRLVEDNLDALRSAPKPMEIGSIEDKALRDLKRLIHRTVDKVTRDIEEEKQFNTAVASLMELSNALGALKSRTPEAMSVLREGVETLLLCLAPFTPHVCEELWEMMGNQGMISLASWPKPDLECLKLEDVTVVFQINGKVREELTVQAGLSKEELQKVVMEDPRVIKRLEGKDVVKVIAVPDKLVNVVVKP, via the coding sequence ATGGCTTACGATTTTGGAAGCATAGAGCCTAAGTGGCAGAGGGCATGGGAGGATAGCGGAGCCTTTCACGTCGAGACCGGCGGAGAGAAGCCGAAGTTCTACTGCCTTGAGATGTTCCCCTATCCGAGCGGAGCCCTTCACATGGGACACCTCAGGAACTACTCGATAGGGGATCTTATGGCCCGGTTCCTCCGGATGAGGGGTTACAACGTGCTGTATCCCATAGGGTTTGACGCCTTCGGATTGCCCGCGGAGAACGCGGCCCTTAAGTTCGGTGTCCAGCCTGCGGATTGGACGTGGAAGAACATAGAGCATATGACCAGCCAGCTGAAGCGAATGGGGTGCAGCTATGACTGGCGGAGGCGGGTGGAGACATGCAACCCCAACTATTACCGCTGGACCCAGTGGCTGTTCCTTCAGTTCTTTAAAAAGGGACTGGCCTACCGTAAGGAGGCCCCGGTGAACTGGTGCGAGTCATGTAAGACCGTCCTGGCCAACGAGCAGGTGGTGGACGGGGGCCACTGTTGGAGGTGTGGCACCGCAGTCACCAAGAGGAACCTGGAGCAGTGGTTCTTGAGGATAACCGACTACGCTCAGGAGCTCCTGGATTGCCTTGATTCCCTCGTCGGCTGGCCCGAGAGGGTCCGGATGATGCAGCGAAATTGGATAGGCAGGTCCGAAGGGGTTCGCCTTAGCTTCTCCGTTGAAGGTACGGACCTTGAGATAGAGGCCTTTACCACCCGGATAGATACTATCTATGGGGTTACCTTCGTGGCGTTGGCGGCGGAAAACCCTTTGGTAAGACGCCTTGCGGCGCTGTCCCCCAAGGGGCAGGAGATACTGGACTTTGCATCTAAGGTGATGCGCCAGAGCGAGATAGAGAGGAGCTCCCTGGGGGCCGAGAAGGAGGGGCTTGATACCGGATTCTTCGCCGTGAACCCCGTTGACGGCCGCAGGATACCCATATGGATAGCCAACTACATTCTCATGGATTACGGCACCGGGGCGATCATGGGCGTCCCAGCCCACGACCAGAGGGATTTTGAGTTTGCCAGGAAGTATTGTCTTAAGGTCATCCCCGTGATAAGGCCAGCGGATGGTGAGATCCCCAATGGGGACTCCATGGAGGCGGCTTTTGAGGACGATGGGATCCAGTGCAACTCCGGTGAGTTCGACGGCCTTCCCACGAGGGAGGCCATATCAAGGATGGCCCAATGGTTTGAGGATAAGGGATGGGGACGCAGAGAGGTCAACTATCGTTTGCGGGATTGGCTTATATCCCGCCAACGGTACTGGGGAGCACCTATCCCAGTGGTCTATTGTGATAGGTGCGGGATAGTCCCGGTCCCGGAGGAGGAGCTGCCGGTCACCCTTCCCATGGACGTAACGGTCCTTGAGGGAGGCGGTTCCCCCTTGCCGGAGGCCGCCAATTGGGTTAACACCAAGTGCCCCGCATGCGGAGGACCCGCCAGGCGGGAGACCGATACCATGGATACTTTCATATGCTCCTCTTGGTATTTCCTGCGGTATACCTCACCTTGTAGCAGCGATGCCCCCTTCAAGATGGAGGATGTGTCCTACTGGATGCCGGTTGACCAATACATAGGTGGCATAGAGCACGCATGCTTGCACCTCATATACGCAAGGTTCTTCACCAAGGTCTGCTCAGATCTTGGGCTCCTGCCGCCTGACTGCAGGGAACCCTTCACCAACCTTTTGACCCAGGGGATGGTCATAAAGGATGGATCCAAGATGTCTAAGTCGAAGGGCAACGTGGTGGATCCCGACGAGATAATAAGCCGTTATGGGGCGGACACCGCAAGGCTCTTCATCCTCTTCGCCGCTCCCCCGGAGAAAGACTTGGACTGGTCCGACAAGGGGGTGGAGGGGGCTCATCGTTTCCTTGGAAGGGTCTTCCGTCTCGTGGAGGATAATCTGGATGCGCTTAGATCTGCTCCTAAGCCCATGGAGATCGGTTCCATAGAGGACAAGGCGTTGAGGGACCTTAAGCGCTTGATCCACAGGACCGTGGATAAGGTTACCAGGGATATAGAGGAGGAGAAGCAGTTCAACACCGCCGTGGCGAGCCTCATGGAGCTGAGCAACGCTTTGGGGGCTCTTAAGTCCCGCACCCCGGAGGCCATGAGCGTCCTGCGGGAGGGAGTCGAGACCCTGCTGCTATGCCTTGCTCCCTTCACTCCCCACGTATGCGAGGAGCTCTGGGAGATGATGGGTAATCAGGGGATGATATCCCTGGCCAGCTGGCCGAAGCCTGACCTGGAGTGCCTTAAGCTTGAGGATGTCACAGTGGTCTTCCAGATAAACGGAAAGGTCCGCGAGGAGCTCACGGTCCAGGCGGGGCTGTCAAAAGAGGAGCTCCAAAAGGTGGTCATGGAGGATCCTCGAGTGATAAAGCGGCTGGAGGGCAAGGATGTAGTGAAGGTCATAGCGGTGCCCGATAAGCTGGTCAACGTGGTGGTGAAGCCCTAG
- a CDS encoding YidC/Oxa1 family membrane protein insertase encodes MGSLWNAAGDLMLGTLNFFYSITRSYGLSIILLTVVVRILLHPLSHKQMVSMQRMQKIQPRLKVIQEKYANDKEKMNQEMMQLYKEHGVNPAAGCLPLLVQLPIFILLYRVLMNYDFSNTSFLGVPLSTSALGALGAALGMGASKPTFTAVLGAIITNPAGLARVDLYGASVILIAVVGFLTWYQQKLSSGNNPQMAFMNWFMPLFMSFICLSLPGGVMIYWGASSLISVAQQKWVLMRTEEEMKVKPVLHKNKPEHKDVHEVEKQG; translated from the coding sequence GTGGGTTCCCTTTGGAATGCCGCGGGTGATTTGATGTTGGGCACCCTGAATTTCTTCTATTCCATAACCCGTTCCTACGGGCTGTCCATAATACTTCTCACCGTTGTGGTGAGGATACTTTTGCATCCCCTCTCCCACAAACAGATGGTCAGCATGCAGAGGATGCAGAAGATACAGCCCAGGTTGAAGGTGATACAGGAGAAGTACGCCAACGACAAGGAGAAGATGAACCAGGAGATGATGCAGCTCTACAAGGAGCATGGGGTTAACCCGGCGGCGGGATGTCTCCCGCTTCTCGTGCAGCTGCCGATCTTCATCCTGCTCTACCGGGTCCTGATGAACTATGACTTCTCCAACACCTCTTTCCTTGGGGTCCCATTGAGCACTTCTGCCCTTGGGGCCTTGGGAGCCGCTCTTGGGATGGGGGCATCCAAGCCAACCTTTACCGCCGTCCTGGGAGCTATAATTACCAACCCTGCGGGACTTGCAAGGGTTGACCTGTATGGGGCATCGGTGATACTCATAGCGGTGGTCGGATTCCTTACCTGGTATCAGCAGAAGCTTAGCTCCGGTAACAATCCGCAGATGGCCTTCATGAACTGGTTCATGCCGCTCTTCATGTCCTTCATATGCTTGAGCCTGCCCGGCGGGGTCATGATATATTGGGGTGCTTCTTCCCTGATAAGCGTGGCCCAGCAGAAATGGGTTTTGATGAGGACCGAGGAGGAGATGAAGGTAAAGCCGGTGCTTCACAAGAACAAGCCGGAACACAAAGATGTTCACGAGGTGGAAAAGCAGGGGTAG
- the rnpA gene encoding ribonuclease P protein component, whose protein sequence is MSGRGLCPGRPRGLFSFPREIRLKSGWEFDFVFRTGRRSCGELVRLFFVDSPDETLKVGVTVGKRVAKAARRVRGRRCAREALRRLLPWTKKGVWLAVSLRERALSVTARDIYWEMALLMEKNGLLTDQWPGENWEVDQGDP, encoded by the coding sequence GTGTCGGGTAGGGGGTTGTGTCCCGGTAGGCCTAGGGGGCTGTTCTCCTTTCCAAGGGAGATTCGCCTTAAGAGCGGATGGGAGTTCGACTTCGTGTTCCGCACCGGCCGCCGGTCATGCGGCGAGCTGGTGCGGCTGTTCTTCGTGGACTCCCCCGATGAAACCCTTAAGGTGGGGGTCACCGTGGGGAAACGGGTAGCCAAGGCCGCCAGGCGGGTTCGGGGACGCCGATGTGCCAGGGAGGCCTTAAGACGGCTACTTCCGTGGACGAAGAAAGGGGTTTGGCTTGCGGTATCTCTCAGGGAAAGGGCCCTTAGCGTCACGGCGAGGGACATCTATTGGGAAATGGCCTTGCTCATGGAGAAGAACGGTCTCCTTACAGATCAGTGGCCTGGTGAGAATTGGGAGGTGGACCAGGGGGATCCGTAA
- a CDS encoding NfeD family protein produces MSPWLMDYPLGVWLILLAAVVLVTILSVRALRQKPSFGLEGMEGARAVTLTDLSPSGTVFCHGEIWKARSLSGELPKGVSVMVERVDGLVLLVRPVDEIDEAGAGEGRRGF; encoded by the coding sequence TTGAGTCCATGGCTGATGGATTACCCCTTGGGAGTTTGGCTAATCCTGTTAGCGGCGGTGGTCTTGGTGACCATTCTTTCCGTCAGGGCCCTCCGCCAGAAGCCTTCTTTCGGCCTTGAGGGCATGGAGGGGGCAAGAGCGGTTACTTTGACCGACCTGTCTCCCTCCGGAACCGTGTTCTGTCACGGGGAGATTTGGAAGGCTAGATCCCTTTCAGGAGAGTTGCCTAAGGGGGTTTCAGTGATGGTCGAACGGGTGGATGGCCTGGTCCTTTTGGTGCGCCCCGTTGATGAAATCGATGAAGCGGGGGCGGGGGAAGGAAGGAGGGGGTTTTAG
- a CDS encoding DNA polymerase III subunit delta produces MLVGEPSSWRGLLHAASKKMGFSTADVIRRNYEGWAEILADSASGGLFAERSFTLVEVGKDLSPFPEALLPMLEGPEAPAVIMIAAEQVPKGLEELVSSGSRKVSMYLDQPIPRFGAERLRWISDRARMDGVLLSRDALAFVSESFEDREEICGELRKLALLRREVSIEDVAELCVGDGERRLVSFLDDLCLGKPSQAIEGLEFLKRRDDLFPVITALHNRFRLAFYAARFGERWVQGAFYPRPYALKMAVKASQVYAKGVLARFLRDVIEVNLMEKMGLGSGWARLDLAVFSLLAGMRR; encoded by the coding sequence GTGTTGGTGGGGGAGCCCTCCTCTTGGCGGGGGCTCCTCCATGCGGCTTCCAAGAAAATGGGCTTCTCCACCGCTGACGTGATCCGCAGAAACTACGAGGGTTGGGCGGAGATTTTGGCGGATAGCGCCTCCGGAGGGCTCTTCGCGGAGAGGTCCTTTACCCTTGTGGAGGTGGGGAAGGACCTTTCCCCCTTTCCGGAGGCCTTGTTGCCCATGCTGGAGGGGCCCGAAGCTCCTGCAGTGATAATGATCGCCGCCGAACAGGTCCCCAAAGGGCTTGAGGAGCTGGTATCCAGTGGTTCCCGGAAGGTATCCATGTACCTGGACCAGCCGATCCCCAGGTTCGGTGCGGAACGGCTCCGCTGGATCTCCGATAGGGCCAGGATGGATGGGGTTTTGCTATCTAGGGATGCCTTGGCGTTCGTATCCGAGTCCTTTGAGGACCGGGAGGAGATATGCGGGGAACTTAGGAAGTTGGCCCTGTTAAGGCGGGAGGTTTCGATTGAGGACGTGGCGGAGCTCTGCGTGGGGGACGGGGAGAGGCGGCTGGTGTCGTTCCTGGACGACCTTTGCCTCGGGAAGCCTTCGCAGGCCATTGAGGGGCTTGAGTTCCTGAAGCGTCGTGACGACCTGTTCCCCGTGATAACCGCCCTTCATAACCGGTTTCGGTTGGCCTTTTACGCCGCCCGCTTTGGGGAAAGATGGGTTCAAGGGGCGTTTTATCCCAGGCCCTATGCGCTCAAGATGGCGGTTAAGGCCTCCCAAGTCTATGCTAAGGGGGTATTGGCCCGCTTCCTCCGGGATGTAATAGAGGTCAACTTGATGGAGAAGATGGGCTTGGGCTCCGGTTGGGCCAGGCTTGACCTTGCGGTGTTTTCCCTCTTGGCTGGGATGAGGCGATGA
- a CDS encoding putative hydro-lyase, producing the protein MTKDEIHLEGLRGLSPKEVRGIIRAGRWEGPTAGLCEGYAQANLVALPKEYALDFMIFCQRNPKACPVLDVTEPGKLEPTLMAPGADVSTDIPRYRVYENGGLAREVTDASPFWREDLVAFLLGCSFSFEWALIEQGIPIRHIEENVNVSMYVTNIPCKPAGPFKGPMVVSMRPIPHHMVSRAVLCTGRFPSVHGSPVHIGDPWAIGIKDLAKPDFGDPVTIKDGEIPVFWPCGVTPQAVAMASGIPFMISHSPGHMFICDVKNSELATF; encoded by the coding sequence ATGACGAAAGACGAGATCCACTTGGAGGGACTCCGGGGGCTCTCCCCCAAAGAGGTACGGGGTATAATCCGGGCCGGGAGATGGGAAGGGCCCACCGCGGGGCTATGTGAGGGCTACGCCCAGGCAAATCTCGTGGCGTTACCCAAGGAATACGCCCTTGACTTCATGATCTTCTGTCAGCGCAACCCTAAGGCATGTCCCGTCTTGGACGTGACGGAGCCGGGCAAGCTGGAACCCACCTTGATGGCACCGGGGGCAGACGTGAGCACCGACATACCCCGTTACAGGGTCTATGAAAACGGGGGCTTGGCAAGGGAGGTAACGGACGCATCTCCTTTTTGGCGGGAGGACCTAGTGGCGTTTCTCCTTGGCTGCTCGTTCTCCTTTGAATGGGCCCTTATTGAGCAGGGGATACCGATAAGACATATCGAGGAGAACGTAAACGTGAGCATGTACGTTACCAACATCCCATGCAAGCCCGCCGGCCCGTTCAAAGGACCCATGGTGGTGAGCATGAGGCCTATACCGCACCATATGGTATCAAGGGCGGTTTTGTGCACAGGCCGCTTCCCCTCCGTTCACGGTTCTCCTGTGCACATAGGGGATCCTTGGGCCATCGGGATAAAAGACCTAGCTAAACCGGACTTTGGGGACCCGGTGACCATAAAGGACGGTGAGATCCCCGTCTTTTGGCCTTGCGGGGTAACTCCCCAGGCGGTAGCCATGGCCAGCGGCATACCCTTCATGATATCCCACTCCCCCGGTCACATGTTCATATGCGACGTTAAAAACTCGGAGCTAGCGACCTTCTAA
- the radA gene encoding DNA repair protein RadA — MPSNQSKPSSSKISSRYRCSSCDFVSLTLVGRCPSCGAWGTMEKEEILPVSSAASADPTPEAVTLDQVVPEERISSGLEDLDLVLGGGWLPGGVVLLGGEPGVGKSTLLLQSCAAVAASGGRVMYVSGEETASQIAMRARRLGLDASENLKILVCQDVLKAVAAAEDFKCQFLVLDSVQALRHPEATGWPGSPNQVRAVAENVIGFAKRTMASAVMIGHITKQGAIAGPKVLEHLVDVVLLFFGERTSRNRLLRAEKNRFGSTDELGIFEMGEAGLRPVLDPSALFWGDEDGVSGVAMGVSMEGSRPILSEIQALVSQSPFPYPKRASKGVELNRLQLMLAVMDRRCGISLRTSDVYLNVAGGLTLQDPAVDLAVFMSLLSAAKDVPLDLKTCFIGEVGLAGEVRPVPRLANRIREAERFGCNRFFVSYKGAKEIASGGIIPIKNVREAADLVFR; from the coding sequence ATGCCTTCAAATCAATCCAAGCCTTCCAGTTCCAAGATCTCATCTCGCTACCGGTGTTCTTCCTGTGATTTCGTTAGTCTCACCCTCGTGGGCCGCTGCCCCTCCTGCGGTGCCTGGGGTACCATGGAGAAGGAGGAGATCCTTCCGGTATCATCGGCGGCTTCGGCGGATCCCACCCCCGAAGCGGTTACGTTGGATCAAGTAGTCCCAGAGGAGAGGATATCGAGCGGCCTTGAGGACCTGGACCTTGTGCTCGGCGGCGGATGGCTTCCCGGGGGGGTGGTGCTGCTCGGCGGCGAGCCGGGGGTTGGTAAATCTACGCTTCTCCTTCAATCCTGCGCCGCCGTAGCCGCCTCCGGCGGCAGGGTGATGTACGTCTCCGGCGAGGAGACCGCCTCGCAGATAGCCATGAGGGCAAGACGGCTTGGGCTTGATGCATCGGAAAACCTCAAGATCTTGGTATGTCAGGACGTCCTGAAGGCGGTTGCGGCGGCGGAGGACTTTAAATGCCAGTTCTTAGTGTTGGACAGCGTGCAGGCCCTTAGACACCCGGAGGCCACCGGTTGGCCCGGTTCCCCCAACCAGGTGAGAGCGGTGGCGGAGAACGTGATCGGCTTCGCCAAGCGCACGATGGCCTCCGCAGTGATGATAGGCCACATCACCAAGCAAGGTGCTATAGCGGGGCCCAAGGTGCTGGAGCACCTGGTTGACGTGGTGCTCCTGTTCTTTGGGGAGAGGACCTCCAGGAACAGGCTTCTAAGGGCGGAGAAGAACCGCTTTGGGAGCACCGACGAGCTTGGTATATTCGAGATGGGGGAGGCCGGCCTGCGTCCCGTGCTCGATCCAAGCGCCCTGTTCTGGGGCGATGAGGACGGGGTCTCAGGGGTTGCCATGGGGGTCTCCATGGAGGGTTCAAGGCCCATACTCTCTGAGATTCAGGCCCTGGTATCCCAATCCCCGTTCCCCTATCCCAAGCGGGCCTCTAAGGGGGTTGAGCTGAACCGGCTTCAGCTTATGCTGGCGGTAATGGATAGGCGTTGCGGGATCTCCCTTAGGACCAGCGACGTTTACCTTAACGTGGCAGGGGGACTTACCCTGCAGGATCCCGCGGTCGACCTGGCGGTATTCATGTCCCTCTTGAGCGCCGCCAAGGATGTGCCCCTTGACCTAAAGACCTGTTTTATAGGTGAGGTGGGGCTCGCCGGCGAGGTGAGACCGGTGCCGAGACTGGCGAACAGGATCCGGGAAGCCGAACGTTTTGGGTGCAACCGATTTTTCGTTAGTTACAAAGGGGCTAAAGAGATCGCTTCAGGTGGTATCATACCGATAAAGAACGTGAGGGAAGCGGCGGATCTGGTCTTTCGCTGA
- a CDS encoding PHP domain-containing protein yields MRVFNLDLHMHSVLSPCGDLEMGLGDIARRAAEVGLDGLALTDHNSCANVRGLMDAAEALDTPLWIIPGCEVQTEEDIHVVALFDQVDAAMDFQDWLFERLGPVMNDPDVFGYQLVVDKDGNILDQVEKLLVQGISADVDRVLHEIRTRNGISILSHVDRPSFSYTAVLGPIPEDLDVDAIEISSRASDQQAADLMTSLPEGRFPFIRSSDAHNLSQISLERCTKFLLDKPSFEELRLAFRGEGGRGILEPWRFPPDIPIGGAGVE; encoded by the coding sequence ATGAGGGTTTTCAACCTGGATCTTCACATGCACTCCGTGCTGTCCCCCTGCGGCGACCTTGAGATGGGGCTGGGGGACATAGCCCGGAGGGCGGCGGAGGTGGGGCTTGACGGGCTTGCCCTCACGGACCACAACAGCTGTGCCAACGTAAGGGGCCTTATGGACGCCGCGGAGGCGCTAGATACACCCCTTTGGATCATCCCGGGCTGCGAAGTTCAGACCGAGGAGGACATACACGTGGTGGCCCTGTTCGACCAGGTGGATGCTGCCATGGACTTCCAGGACTGGCTCTTTGAACGCCTGGGACCGGTGATGAACGATCCGGATGTTTTCGGGTACCAGCTGGTGGTTGATAAGGATGGCAACATACTTGACCAGGTTGAAAAACTCCTTGTGCAGGGGATTTCCGCCGACGTGGACAGGGTTCTCCACGAGATAAGAACCCGTAACGGCATCTCGATCCTGTCCCACGTGGACCGGCCCTCGTTCTCCTACACCGCTGTCTTGGGGCCCATACCGGAGGACCTGGACGTGGATGCCATAGAGATATCCTCAAGGGCATCGGATCAGCAGGCCGCGGATTTGATGACATCCCTGCCCGAGGGCAGGTTCCCATTCATCAGATCATCCGATGCCCATAACCTTTCTCAGATATCCTTAGAGAGGTGTACCAAGTTCCTGCTGGATAAGCCGTCCTTCGAGGAGCTGAGACTGGCTTTCCGCGGCGAAGGAGGCAGGGGGATCCTGGAACCCTGGCGCTTTCCCCCTGATATCCCCATTGGTGGAGCGGGGGTTGAATGA
- the rpmH gene encoding 50S ribosomal protein L34 codes for MKRTYQPHNTPRKRSMGFLVRSASASGRRVLRNRRRKGRKRLAV; via the coding sequence TTGAAGCGCACTTATCAGCCGCATAACACGCCCAGGAAGCGCAGCATGGGTTTCTTGGTGCGCTCCGCTTCCGCCAGCGGTCGCCGCGTGCTCCGCAACAGGCGCCGCAAGGGGCGCAAGCGTCTGGCCGTTTAA
- the yidD gene encoding membrane protein insertion efficiency factor YidD gives MRIGRWTRGIRNPLVLLCLSLIRAYQVFLSPMLGKNCRFYPTCSQYAYEALSRFGLVRGTWLALRRILRCGPWHPGGYDPVPLKK, from the coding sequence GTGAGAATTGGGAGGTGGACCAGGGGGATCCGTAACCCGCTGGTCCTCCTCTGCTTGTCGTTAATAAGGGCGTATCAGGTGTTCCTTTCCCCTATGCTGGGCAAAAACTGTCGCTTTTATCCTACCTGCTCCCAGTATGCGTACGAGGCGCTGTCGAGGTTCGGACTCGTGAGGGGCACATGGCTTGCGTTAAGACGTATCCTCCGCTGCGGCCCCTGGCATCCGGGGGGATACGATCCAGTTCCATTAAAAAAATAA
- a CDS encoding slipin family protein: MGGSIFGLLFILLILSSSIKVVPEYQRAVVFRLGRLIKAKGPGLIVVIPFIDRVLKVDLRVVTLDVPVQEVITKDNVPIKVNAVVYFRVMDPSRSVVEVENHIMATSQLSQTTLRSVIGRSELDEVLSARDKINMELQQIIDERTDPWGIKVSAVEVKELELPEGMKRAMARQAEAERERRAKVIAAEGELQAARALSEAATVMESSPITLQLRYLQTLREVASEKNSTTLFPLPIDLIRPFLEKKGS, from the coding sequence ATGGGGGGGAGCATCTTCGGATTGCTCTTCATATTGCTGATCCTTTCGTCCTCGATAAAGGTGGTGCCGGAGTATCAGCGAGCGGTGGTGTTCCGCCTGGGCCGCCTTATAAAGGCAAAGGGGCCGGGACTGATCGTGGTCATACCCTTCATAGACCGGGTCCTCAAGGTGGACCTTAGGGTGGTGACGCTGGATGTCCCAGTGCAGGAGGTCATAACCAAGGACAACGTCCCCATAAAGGTTAACGCGGTGGTCTACTTCAGGGTGATGGATCCGTCCCGTTCGGTCGTTGAGGTTGAGAACCACATAATGGCCACAAGCCAGCTCTCCCAGACCACATTGAGGTCCGTTATAGGCCGGTCCGAGCTGGACGAGGTGCTCTCCGCCAGGGACAAGATAAACATGGAGCTTCAGCAGATAATAGACGAGAGGACCGACCCCTGGGGGATCAAGGTCAGCGCGGTTGAGGTCAAGGAGCTAGAGCTGCCAGAGGGGATGAAGCGGGCCATGGCGCGACAGGCGGAGGCGGAGAGGGAGCGCCGCGCTAAGGTCATAGCCGCAGAAGGGGAACTCCAGGCCGCCAGGGCGCTTTCAGAGGCCGCGACGGTCATGGAGAGCTCCCCAATAACGCTCCAGCTAAGATATCTTCAGACCTTGCGGGAGGTGGCCAGCGAGAAGAACTCCACCACCCTGTTCCCTCTCCCCATAGACCTTATACGGCCCTTCTTGGAGAAGAAGGGGTCCTGA